The following proteins come from a genomic window of Mycolicibacterium rufum:
- the fadD8 gene encoding fatty-acid--CoA ligase FadD8 gives MSDLLRHPLHSGHLTVGALKRHRDRPVLFLGDTTLTGGELADRISQYIQAFEALGAGTGAAVGLLSLNRPEVLMIIGAGQTQGYRRTALHPLSSLDDHAYVLADAEVTSLIIDPNPMFVERALGLLEKVPSLEQILTIGPVPAELADVAAVDLSAEAAKYAPQPLVAADLPPDHIGGLTYTGGTTGKPKGVMGTTQSITTMTTVQLAEWEWPENPRFLMCTPLSHAGAAFFTPVIVKGGELIVLTKFDPAEVLRVIEEQKITATMLVPSMIYALMDHPDSHTRDLSSLETVYYGASAMNPVRLKEAIRRFGPIFAQYYGQSEAPMVITYLSKKDHDEKRLTSCGRPTLFARVALLGDDGQPVPQGEVGEICVSGPLLSGGYWKLPDATADTFRDGWMHTGDLAREDSDGFYYIVDRTKDMIVTGGFNVFPREVEDVVAEHPSVAQVCVIGTPDEKWGEAVTAVVVLRPDAANDETAVATMTSEIQVAVKERKGSVHSPKQVIVVDSVPVTALGKPDKKAVRAQFWEGAGRSVG, from the coding sequence ATGAGTGATCTGCTGCGGCATCCCCTGCACTCCGGCCACCTGACCGTCGGCGCCCTGAAGCGCCACCGCGACCGGCCCGTGCTGTTCCTCGGCGACACCACGCTCACCGGCGGTGAGCTGGCCGATCGCATCAGCCAGTACATCCAGGCGTTCGAGGCGCTGGGCGCTGGCACCGGCGCCGCGGTGGGTCTGCTCTCGCTGAATCGGCCCGAGGTGCTGATGATCATCGGCGCCGGCCAGACCCAGGGCTACCGGCGCACCGCACTACACCCTCTGAGCTCGCTGGACGACCACGCCTACGTGCTCGCCGACGCCGAGGTGACCTCGCTGATCATCGACCCCAACCCGATGTTCGTCGAGCGTGCGCTGGGGCTGCTGGAGAAGGTGCCGTCCCTCGAGCAGATTCTGACGATCGGTCCCGTCCCCGCCGAACTCGCCGACGTCGCCGCCGTCGACCTCAGCGCCGAAGCGGCGAAGTACGCGCCGCAGCCTCTGGTCGCGGCCGACCTGCCGCCCGACCACATCGGCGGCCTCACCTACACCGGCGGCACCACCGGCAAGCCCAAAGGCGTGATGGGCACGACGCAGTCGATCACCACGATGACGACGGTGCAGCTGGCCGAGTGGGAATGGCCGGAGAACCCGCGCTTCCTGATGTGCACGCCGCTGTCGCACGCGGGCGCGGCGTTCTTCACGCCGGTGATCGTGAAGGGCGGCGAGCTGATCGTGCTCACCAAGTTCGACCCCGCCGAGGTGCTGCGCGTGATCGAGGAGCAGAAGATCACCGCCACCATGCTGGTGCCGTCGATGATCTACGCGTTGATGGACCACCCCGACTCACACACCCGCGACCTGTCGTCGCTGGAGACCGTGTACTACGGGGCCTCGGCGATGAATCCCGTCCGGCTCAAGGAGGCGATCCGGCGGTTCGGGCCGATCTTCGCGCAGTACTACGGGCAGTCCGAGGCACCGATGGTGATCACGTACCTGTCGAAGAAGGACCACGACGAGAAACGGCTCACGTCCTGCGGGCGGCCCACGCTGTTCGCGCGGGTGGCGCTGCTCGGCGACGACGGCCAGCCGGTGCCGCAGGGTGAGGTGGGTGAGATCTGCGTGTCCGGCCCGCTGCTGTCCGGCGGGTACTGGAAGCTGCCCGACGCGACCGCCGACACCTTCCGGGACGGGTGGATGCACACCGGCGACCTGGCCCGTGAGGACTCCGACGGCTTCTACTACATCGTCGACCGCACCAAGGACATGATCGTCACCGGCGGGTTCAACGTGTTCCCGCGTGAGGTGGAAGACGTTGTGGCCGAGCATCCGTCGGTCGCGCAGGTATGCGTGATCGGAACGCCCGACGAGAAGTGGGGCGAGGCGGTGACGGCCGTGGTGGTGCTGCGACCCGACGCCGCGAATGACGAGACCGCGGTGGCGACGATGACCTCGGAGATCCAGGTGGCGGTCAAGGAGCGCAAGGGCTCGGTGCACTCGCCCAAGCAGGTGATCGTCGTCGACTCCGTGCCGGTGACCGCGCTGGGCAAGCCGGACAAGAAGGCGGTGCGGGCGCAGTTCTGGGAGGGCGCGGGGCGTTCGGTCGGCTGA
- a CDS encoding RNA polymerase sigma factor, which translates to MEAAKIVATLTAAVGDIGLAEDLAAEALVDALTQWPERGVPRNPGAWLTTVAKRKAVDHWRRRDTLDAKYAVLARDLETVTDQAWDPDRIDDDVLRLIFMAAHPSLPRESQIALTLRLVGGLTTEEIAAAFLVPKATVAQRITRAKKSLAGVPFEIPDRSDHPQRLSAVLSVIYLVFNEGYSASSGQRWIRDGLCSEALRLGRVLAALLPGEAEVAGLLALMEFQSSRLRARTEADGTPILLEDQDRGRWDRAAIGRGVEALRRASETLQRNGIGWGWYTLQAALAECHAVAPTAADTDWTRIVSLYDALRRLAPSPVVDLNRAVAIAMADPATGPAEALRLIDDIRGLDGSYLVPSVRGELLSRMGRPGDAAGEFDRAAALAENEAERKVLADKARRARAG; encoded by the coding sequence ATGGAGGCCGCGAAGATCGTCGCGACCTTGACCGCCGCCGTCGGAGACATCGGCCTCGCCGAGGACCTGGCCGCCGAAGCGCTCGTCGACGCGCTGACGCAGTGGCCCGAGCGCGGCGTGCCCCGCAATCCCGGGGCGTGGCTGACCACCGTCGCCAAACGCAAGGCCGTCGACCACTGGCGCCGTCGCGACACCCTCGACGCCAAATACGCGGTGCTCGCCCGCGATCTGGAGACCGTCACCGACCAGGCCTGGGACCCCGACCGCATCGACGACGATGTGCTGCGGCTGATCTTCATGGCGGCACACCCGAGCCTGCCAAGGGAGAGCCAGATCGCATTGACCCTGCGCCTCGTCGGCGGCCTGACCACCGAGGAGATCGCCGCCGCCTTCCTCGTCCCGAAAGCCACCGTGGCGCAACGCATCACGAGGGCCAAGAAATCGCTGGCCGGGGTGCCGTTCGAGATTCCGGACCGCTCGGATCATCCGCAGCGGCTCTCCGCGGTGCTCAGCGTCATCTATCTGGTGTTCAACGAGGGGTACTCGGCGTCGTCGGGCCAGCGCTGGATCCGCGACGGGTTGTGCAGCGAGGCGCTGCGTCTGGGCCGGGTGCTGGCGGCGCTGCTGCCCGGGGAGGCGGAGGTGGCCGGCCTGCTCGCGCTGATGGAGTTCCAGTCCTCCCGGCTGCGCGCACGCACCGAGGCAGACGGCACACCGATCCTGCTCGAGGATCAGGACCGCGGCCGCTGGGATCGTGCCGCCATCGGACGCGGAGTCGAGGCACTGCGTCGGGCATCAGAGACGTTGCAGCGCAACGGCATCGGCTGGGGGTGGTACACGTTGCAGGCCGCGCTCGCGGAGTGCCACGCCGTCGCGCCGACCGCCGCGGACACCGACTGGACCCGGATCGTGTCGCTCTACGACGCGCTGCGCCGGCTCGCCCCGTCTCCCGTCGTGGACCTCAACCGCGCGGTGGCCATCGCCATGGCCGACCCCGCGACGGGTCCCGCCGAGGCGTTGCGTCTGATCGACGACATCCGTGGCCTCGACGGTTCCTACCTGGTACCCAGCGTGCGCGGCGAACTCCTCTCCCGGATGGGCCGCCCCGGCGACGCGGCCGGCGAGTTCGACCGTGCCGCCGCACTGGCCGAGAACGAGGCCGAGCGGAAGGTGCTGGCCGACAAAGCCCGCCGCGCCCGCGCCGGCTAG
- a CDS encoding class I SAM-dependent methyltransferase: MSARLPDSYFDRMYADAGDPWELGTRWYEQRKYAITMAVLPYRRYRHAFEPGCSVGVLTALLAQRCDRVTSTDVSGAALDATHRRLAAAEVAERVRLIRGSVDEPWPAGPFDLVVLSELCYYLQPETLRQVLDREVPRLAPSATVVAAHWRHPVDDYPMTGDAANDVIGQTSGLHRLGGYRDDDVVIDVFDTASARSVAARTSVPGS; the protein is encoded by the coding sequence TTGAGCGCGCGCCTGCCCGATTCCTATTTCGACCGCATGTACGCCGACGCCGGCGACCCGTGGGAGCTGGGGACGCGGTGGTACGAGCAGCGCAAGTACGCCATCACGATGGCCGTGCTGCCCTACCGCCGCTACCGCCACGCGTTCGAGCCGGGCTGCTCGGTCGGTGTGCTGACCGCACTACTGGCGCAGCGCTGTGACCGCGTGACGAGCACCGACGTCAGCGGTGCAGCGCTGGACGCGACGCATCGCCGGTTGGCCGCGGCGGAGGTGGCCGAGCGGGTCCGGTTGATCCGCGGGTCGGTCGACGAGCCCTGGCCCGCCGGTCCTTTCGATCTCGTGGTGCTCTCGGAGTTGTGCTACTACCTGCAGCCGGAGACGCTGCGTCAGGTGCTCGACCGCGAGGTGCCCCGGCTCGCGCCGTCGGCCACGGTGGTCGCCGCGCACTGGCGGCACCCGGTCGATGACTACCCGATGACCGGCGATGCGGCCAACGACGTGATCGGGCAGACGTCCGGGCTGCACCGTCTCGGCGGGTACCGGGACGACGACGTGGTCATCGATGTGTTCGACACGGCGAGCGCGCGTTCGGTCGCCGCACGCACCTCGGTGCCCGGGTCCTAG
- a CDS encoding PIG-L deacetylase family protein, whose product MTAAQVGNGARLSAQPVPEGGTPTQTWVDAGLQLPDLDLAECPELVVVGAHPDDETLGFGATAALLADSGVRAQIVSATDGGAAYPELSLLQRYRLEQTRRAELREAAAALGVYAPISLGLPDGAVAAHEGRLVDLLLEILDGKPAGTWCAAPWRGDGHPDHEAVGRAAATAAQQCGAVLVEYPVWMWHWARPGDDAVPWARARMTRLTAAALERKRRAARCFESQFTAPVPGGDPVLPPAVLHRLLTVGEVAFC is encoded by the coding sequence GTGACGGCCGCGCAGGTCGGCAACGGGGCACGGCTGTCGGCGCAGCCCGTCCCCGAGGGCGGGACCCCGACGCAGACGTGGGTGGACGCAGGCCTGCAGCTGCCGGACCTCGACCTCGCGGAGTGCCCGGAACTGGTGGTCGTCGGCGCCCACCCCGACGACGAGACACTGGGTTTCGGCGCGACGGCGGCGCTGCTGGCGGACTCAGGGGTGCGCGCCCAGATCGTATCGGCCACCGACGGGGGTGCCGCCTATCCGGAACTGTCGCTGCTGCAACGCTATCGGCTCGAGCAGACCCGGCGGGCGGAGCTGCGCGAGGCGGCCGCGGCGCTGGGGGTGTACGCGCCGATCAGCTTGGGACTACCCGACGGTGCGGTGGCGGCACACGAGGGACGTCTGGTGGATCTGCTCCTCGAGATCCTCGACGGCAAGCCGGCAGGCACATGGTGCGCCGCGCCGTGGCGGGGTGACGGCCATCCCGATCACGAGGCGGTCGGCAGGGCGGCCGCGACGGCGGCGCAGCAGTGCGGCGCGGTGCTGGTGGAGTACCCGGTGTGGATGTGGCACTGGGCTCGGCCCGGCGACGATGCGGTGCCGTGGGCCCGCGCCCGCATGACCCGCCTCACCGCGGCGGCCCTCGAGCGGAAACGACGCGCGGCCCGCTGCTTCGAAAGTCAGTTCACCGCACCGGTTCCCGGGGGTGATCCGGTACTTCCGCCGGCCGTGCTGCACCGGCTGCTGACCGTCGGTGAGGTGGCGTTCTGTTGA
- a CDS encoding acyl-CoA dehydrogenase family protein: MTPALVERWLSSGDLDLPLPGHGATVLRWQRLAALAEVDVTAGRLAEAHADAVAILAELGGPRPQPGQWWGVWAAESGDTALCATELNDAVRVTGTKVWCSGAGLCSHALVTAQLPGGQRGLFAVALDAPGVRPLPSAWHNTGMAGSDTRSVQFDETPAVAVGAPGDYLTRPGFWHGAAGVAACWLGGARAVAAPLYARAAAGKADAHALAHLGAVDAALTAAAATLATVAAEVDADPGNRTGRAELLARRARAVVETAVAEAVDRTGRALGPAPLCLDAEHAQRVADLTVYVRQSHAERDLQRLGELAGASA, from the coding sequence GTGACGCCGGCGCTTGTCGAACGCTGGTTGTCCTCCGGTGATCTGGATCTGCCGCTGCCGGGCCACGGTGCCACCGTGCTGCGCTGGCAGCGGCTGGCCGCTCTGGCCGAGGTCGACGTCACGGCCGGGCGGCTCGCCGAGGCCCACGCCGATGCGGTCGCGATCCTCGCCGAGCTCGGCGGGCCCCGCCCGCAGCCGGGTCAGTGGTGGGGGGTGTGGGCCGCCGAGTCGGGCGACACCGCGCTGTGCGCCACCGAGCTCAACGATGCGGTCCGGGTGACCGGCACCAAGGTGTGGTGCTCCGGGGCTGGTCTGTGCTCGCACGCCCTGGTGACCGCGCAGCTGCCGGGCGGCCAGCGCGGCCTGTTCGCCGTCGCTCTCGATGCGCCCGGGGTGCGGCCGCTACCCAGCGCGTGGCACAACACCGGCATGGCCGGGTCCGACACGCGATCGGTGCAGTTCGACGAGACCCCGGCGGTCGCCGTCGGCGCTCCCGGTGACTACCTGACGCGGCCGGGATTCTGGCACGGCGCGGCCGGGGTGGCGGCGTGCTGGCTCGGCGGCGCGCGGGCGGTGGCGGCCCCGCTCTACGCGCGGGCGGCCGCCGGGAAGGCCGACGCGCACGCGCTGGCGCACCTCGGCGCTGTCGACGCCGCCCTGACCGCCGCGGCCGCGACGCTGGCCACGGTCGCCGCCGAGGTCGACGCGGATCCCGGCAACCGCACCGGCCGCGCGGAGCTGCTCGCCCGCAGGGCCCGCGCCGTGGTCGAGACGGCGGTGGCCGAAGCCGTCGACCGGACGGGACGCGCGCTCGGACCCGCCCCGCTGTGCCTGGACGCCGAGCATGCCCAACGGGTGGCCGATCTGACCGTCTACGTGCGGCAGAGCCACGCCGAGCGCGACCTGCAACGGCTGGGCGAGCTGGCCGGGGCGTCCGCGTGA
- a CDS encoding glycosyltransferase, translating to MPIGEAFPLQIVVVVPAHNEADHLPGCLRALATAALCVSVPVLTVVVLDSCDDGSEMLAGQFGPDVHFVSVDAGNVGAARAAGFAYARGLYDDGMQTWYATTDADSAVDADWLVRMTAPGADMVLGVVRVPSWRNFPAAVARRYLRGYRSGRGGHRHVHGANMGFRAGAYWAVGGFRPLASGEDVELVERFTAAGRWIHRDSGLSVATSDRAEGRAPGGFADHLRGLSRKAAS from the coding sequence ATGCCCATTGGCGAGGCGTTCCCACTCCAGATCGTCGTCGTGGTCCCCGCGCACAACGAGGCCGATCACCTGCCCGGCTGCCTGCGCGCGCTCGCGACGGCGGCGCTGTGTGTCTCCGTTCCGGTGCTCACCGTCGTGGTGCTCGATTCCTGCGACGACGGCAGCGAGATGCTGGCCGGGCAGTTCGGACCGGACGTGCACTTCGTGTCGGTCGACGCGGGCAATGTGGGTGCGGCGCGGGCGGCGGGGTTCGCCTACGCGCGCGGCCTCTACGACGACGGGATGCAGACCTGGTACGCGACCACCGACGCCGACAGCGCGGTCGACGCCGACTGGTTGGTCCGGATGACGGCGCCGGGCGCCGACATGGTGCTCGGGGTGGTGCGGGTGCCGTCGTGGCGGAACTTCCCCGCGGCGGTGGCCCGCCGCTATCTGCGCGGCTACCGGTCCGGGCGGGGCGGGCACCGGCACGTGCACGGCGCCAACATGGGCTTCCGGGCAGGCGCGTACTGGGCGGTCGGGGGATTCCGCCCGCTGGCGAGCGGCGAGGACGTCGAGCTGGTCGAGCGCTTCACCGCCGCCGGGCGGTGGATCCACCGCGACAGCGGCCTGTCGGTGGCGACCTCCGATCGCGCCGAGGGGCGTGCCCCGGGCGGATTCGCCGACCACCTCAGGGGGCTGTCGCGAAAAGCCGCCTCGTGA
- a CDS encoding HAD family hydrolase, translated as MTDVDAVLFDFSGTLFRLEEDESWFEGMQLDTPDNREVDEHVRAELVHRLTAPTGRTVSMTPEALEAWVNRDLAPHLHREAYLHVLRESGLARHHAESLYAKVIDPASWTAYPDTATVLAGLKARGIKTAVVSNIAFDIRPAFERIGAAGDVDAFVLSFELGAVKPDPAIFTAALDRLGVAADRALMVGDSDEADGGARALGCAFALVDPLPTRERRDGLVAALWPHGIQI; from the coding sequence GTGACAGATGTGGACGCTGTGCTGTTCGACTTCTCGGGCACCCTGTTCCGTCTCGAGGAGGACGAGAGCTGGTTCGAGGGCATGCAGCTCGATACTCCCGACAACCGTGAGGTCGACGAGCACGTGCGCGCCGAGCTGGTGCACCGGCTGACCGCCCCGACCGGCCGGACCGTGTCGATGACCCCGGAGGCGCTGGAGGCGTGGGTCAACCGCGACCTCGCGCCGCATCTGCACCGCGAGGCGTATCTGCACGTGCTGCGCGAGTCGGGCCTGGCCCGTCATCACGCGGAGTCGTTGTACGCCAAGGTGATCGACCCGGCGTCGTGGACGGCCTACCCGGACACCGCGACGGTGCTGGCCGGGCTCAAGGCGCGCGGCATCAAGACCGCGGTGGTGTCGAACATCGCCTTCGACATCCGGCCGGCCTTCGAGCGGATCGGCGCGGCGGGCGACGTCGACGCGTTCGTGCTGTCGTTCGAACTCGGCGCCGTCAAACCCGACCCCGCGATCTTCACCGCCGCGCTCGACCGGCTCGGGGTCGCGGCCGATCGCGCGCTGATGGTCGGCGACAGCGACGAGGCCGACGGAGGCGCCCGCGCGCTGGGTTGTGCCTTCGCGTTGGTCGATCCGCTCCCGACGCGGGAGCGCCGCGACGGTCTGGTCGCGGCACTGTGGCCCCACGGCATCCAGATCTGA
- a CDS encoding nitroreductase family deazaflavin-dependent oxidoreductase codes for MANPQPPWWLKPLNKVLMTASRVGLIKDGPMVLTVTGRKSGQPRSTPITPFEVDGKRYVVGGFPGADWVRNAQTNPDAVLTRGKVREPVRMVELSAEEARPLLRQFPILVPTGVSFMKNAGLVTGPNPDEFEALAGRCSVFRFDSV; via the coding sequence ATGGCCAATCCGCAGCCCCCGTGGTGGCTCAAGCCGCTCAACAAAGTCCTGATGACCGCGTCGCGCGTTGGGCTGATCAAAGACGGGCCGATGGTGCTGACGGTGACGGGCCGTAAATCCGGGCAGCCGCGCTCCACGCCGATCACCCCGTTCGAGGTCGACGGCAAGCGCTACGTCGTCGGCGGCTTCCCCGGCGCCGACTGGGTGCGCAACGCGCAGACGAACCCGGACGCCGTGCTGACGCGCGGCAAGGTGCGGGAACCGGTGCGCATGGTCGAGCTGTCCGCCGAGGAGGCCCGCCCCCTGCTGCGGCAGTTTCCGATCCTGGTGCCGACGGGCGTGAGCTTCATGAAGAACGCCGGACTGGTCACCGGGCCGAACCCCGACGAGTTCGAGGCGCTGGCCGGGCGCTGCTCGGTGTTCCGGTTCGATAGCGTCTGA
- a CDS encoding 1,4-dihydroxy-2-naphthoyl-CoA synthase translates to MSNPFDASLWEPVAGFEDLTDITYHRHVTQPTVRVAFDRPDVRNAFRPHTVDELYRALDHARMSSDVGVVLLTGNGPSPKDGGWAFCSGGDQRIRGRSGYQYASGDTAETVDPARAGRLHILEVQRLIRFMPKPVLCLVNGWAAGGGHSLHVVCDLTLASREHARFKQTDADVGSFDGGFGSAYLARQTGQKFAREIFFLGRPYTAEQMHAMGAVNEVVDHADLETVALQWASEINGKSPQAIRMLKYAFNLLDDGLVGQQLFAGEATRLAYMTDEAVEGRDAFLEKRDPDWTPFPRYF, encoded by the coding sequence GTGAGCAACCCGTTCGACGCCAGTCTGTGGGAGCCGGTGGCCGGCTTCGAGGACCTGACCGACATCACCTACCACCGTCACGTCACCCAGCCGACGGTGCGTGTCGCCTTCGACCGCCCGGACGTGCGCAACGCGTTCCGTCCGCACACCGTCGACGAGCTGTACCGCGCGCTCGACCACGCCCGCATGTCCTCCGACGTGGGCGTCGTGCTGCTGACCGGCAACGGCCCGTCCCCCAAGGACGGCGGCTGGGCGTTCTGCTCGGGCGGCGACCAGCGCATCCGCGGCCGCTCCGGCTACCAGTACGCCTCCGGCGACACCGCAGAAACCGTGGACCCCGCGCGCGCCGGCCGGCTGCACATCCTCGAGGTGCAGCGGCTGATCCGCTTCATGCCCAAGCCGGTGCTCTGTCTGGTCAACGGCTGGGCCGCCGGGGGCGGGCACTCCCTGCACGTGGTCTGCGATCTGACGCTGGCCTCGCGCGAGCACGCCCGGTTCAAGCAGACCGACGCCGACGTGGGCAGCTTCGACGGCGGCTTCGGGTCGGCGTACCTGGCGCGCCAGACCGGGCAGAAGTTCGCCCGCGAGATCTTCTTCCTGGGCAGGCCCTACACCGCCGAGCAGATGCACGCGATGGGCGCGGTCAACGAGGTCGTCGACCACGCCGACCTGGAAACCGTTGCGCTGCAATGGGCTTCGGAGATCAACGGGAAGTCGCCGCAGGCCATTCGGATGCTCAAGTACGCGTTCAACCTGCTCGACGACGGGCTGGTGGGCCAGCAGCTGTTCGCCGGCGAGGCGACACGACTGGCCTACATGACCGACGAGGCCGTCGAGGGCCGCGACGCGTTCCTTGAGAAGCGCGACCCCGACTGGACCCCGTTCCCTCGTTACTTCTGA